The window TCCATGCCCGTCAGCGGCTTGGCATCGATGACCACCCGATAGTCCGGCAGCCAGATGCTTTCTTTCTGCTCGGCCTGGCTTTCGAAGCGCTCCAGCACCCACAACACCCCGCGGTCATCCCAATGCATGGCGAACGCCAGGCCGTATGCCGCGGCAATCACCAACAGCAGCCAGGCATACCAGCGCAGGGCGAATCGTGAGCGGCGTGGCGATTTGAGCTGAGGTTGAGATGACATCGATGGACGCGTTCCGAAATTTCAGGCTATGGGTAATAGCATAAAGAAGCCGGCTAAGACGCCAGAATGAGAGGAATTATCCGTACAAGATGTGAAAAAAACGGCAAATGGCGGGATTGCCCTGCACCGTTGCGGGAAGGATCACAAATCTGGATATGAGACCGACTCTTGTAGCGAGGGGATTTATCCCCTCACCACAAAGGCTGGCTCCCACAAGAGATTTGCGGTGTGGCGGTTAGCGCACGCTGCTGTTGAAGCTGCTCGCACCGACCAGTTCCAGAACGATGTCATCGCCGACATTCAGCGGACCAACACCCACCGGCGTGCCAGTGAGGATCACGTCACCGGCCTGCAGCGAGAAGCAGCCGGCCATGTGCTGGATCATCGGCACGATCGGGTTGAGCATCGCGCTGCTGTTGCCGTCCTGACGGACTTCGCCGTTGATGGTCAGGCGGATGCCGATGTCGGTCAGGTCGGCGAAGGTGCTGCCGACCACGAACGGGGCAAGCACCGCCGCGCCGTCGAACGACTTGGCGATTTCCCACGGCAGGCCCTTGGCTTTCAATTCAGCCTGCTTGTCGCGCAAAGTCAGATCCAGCGCCGGGGCGAAACCGGAGATCGCATCGAGCACTTCTTCACGGCTCGGTTTGGTCGACAGCGGCTTGCCGATCAACACGGCGATTTCCGCTTCGTAGTGCACCGAGCCGCGCTCGGTCGGAATGCTGAAACCGCCTTCCAGCTCGACCACGCAACTGCCCGGCTTGATGAACAGCAACGGCTCGGTAGGCACCGGGTTGTCCAGTTCCTTGGCGTGTTCGGCGTAATTACGGCCAATGCACACGACTTTCCCGATCGGGAAGTGGATGCGCGTGCCGTCGACATACTGGTGCTGATAGCTCATTTACCGACTCCTGCCTTCATTGATTCATCAAGAATTACAGATCAAACCGCGAAGATCTTGCCCGGGTTCATGATGCCGTT of the Pseudomonas sp. Seg1 genome contains:
- a CDS encoding fumarylacetoacetate hydrolase family protein; its protein translation is MSYQHQYVDGTRIHFPIGKVVCIGRNYAEHAKELDNPVPTEPLLFIKPGSCVVELEGGFSIPTERGSVHYEAEIAVLIGKPLSTKPSREEVLDAISGFAPALDLTLRDKQAELKAKGLPWEIAKSFDGAAVLAPFVVGSTFADLTDIGIRLTINGEVRQDGNSSAMLNPIVPMIQHMAGCFSLQAGDVILTGTPVGVGPLNVGDDIVLELVGASSFNSSVR